The Pseudomonas sp. R4-35-07 nucleotide sequence GGCAGCCACCTGGATGGGATGATGACTGCTCCACGCCTTCCTCTATTTTTGATGCTCGCTGGCCTGTTAGGGCTGGCGGGTTGCAGCACGCACCAGCCGGTGTCGCTGTACCAGCTGGACAGCGGAAGTCCGGCTCAGCCAGCACAAACCGCCGGCATGGCCGTTCTGCTGGGGCCGGTAATCGTTGCCGATTACCTGCAACGCGAAACCCTGCTGCAACGTCAGAACGACGGCAGCCTGCAAGGTTCCACCGATGGTCGCTGGGCGGGCAGCCTGTCCTCCGATATCAATCAATTGATGTTGCGTCAGGTGGCCGGTCAGCTGGACAGCCAGCGTGTGGTGCTGGCGCCGGGGCCATCCGGGTTTACCCCGGATGTGCAGGTGCTGCTGACGATCACGCGGCTTGACTCCGGTACCTCGCAACCGGCGATCCTGGATGCACAGTGGCGCCTGATCGACCGTCGCGGCCAGGTGCGGGACAACCGTATCGTGCACCTGCAGGAAGAACATACCGGCACCACGGCGTCCCAGGTCCAAGCCCAGGGCGTATTGTTGCAGCACTTGGCGCAACAGTTGTCGGTAGCGCTCAAGCCGCTGGCCAACCAGCCGCCAATTGCCGAGGCCCCGCGCAAGCAGGCACCGACACAGGCCAAGCCGGCCACACCGGAAAAGCCCAAGATGCCGATGGCGACACCGATTCGTACGGATTTGGAAGTGTTCAGGTTTTGATCTGAATGGCAGACAAACAAAAGGCCCGCTGAGTAAGCGGGCCTTTTTGTATCTGAAAATAGAAGCCATGGCGCAGTCAAATGTGGAAAGCGGCTTGCCCCCGATGGCGGTGGTTCAGTGAGTGATGTGCTGACTGATACTCCGCTATCGGGGGCAAGCCCCCTCCCACAGGGAGCAATTGCGTGCCTTATGTCTTTGTGCGCGTCTCATGCATCCGCGCCAGCTGCCGTTCCAGCATTGAGGGATAAGGTTCCATCAAGCGCTCCACACAGCTGGCGCCCTCAGGGCTGGCAATCGGGCGGATGCGTGCGCGTTGGCGGATCAACGTGTCTTCACTGATCTTGCGCTCCACCAGCAGCAGGTTGCGGCTGTGTTGCGACAAGGCCAAGGCATCCTGGGCGATCTCGGTCAGCAGCAGGTCGATCTGGCTGATGCCGAACAGGTCATCACCCACTGTCAAACCCAGCTGCAGTTGCAACGTGATGCCGCTGTCCGCGACTTCGATCTGCAGGGCATGACCCAGGGCGCGCAGCAATTCGCCGCAGCAGATGGCGTTGGTCAGGTAGTCCTCGCCGCTGTCTTCGCTGTGGAACAGCATCAGCGTGCTGCCGTCGTTCAGGGTGTGCAGTTCGCTCTGGTAAAGCGAAGCGGCCTGGTCGAGACAGTCGCGGTAGCGTTCCAGCAGTTCCGTCAAGCGAGCGCGGGGCAAGCGGCGCAGTTGGTCCTGGGCACCCAGTTGCACGGCGAGTACGGCGCTGTACTGAGGTTCGCTGCTTTTGGCGGGAAGCGGCTTCGGCGCCACGACGGGCGCGGCCTCGGCGGTATCGCGCAGGTCGGCGAACGGGTCTTCGTCGTCAAGCTCGTCTTCTTCGGCCTTGATTACATGTCGCGGCGCAGGCTTCAAGCCCGCCACCGGAGCGCTTTCGTCAAAGCCTGGGTCGCGCAGGTCGCGTACTTCAAACTCAGGCTCGTCGGTGTAGTCGGCGTCGTCGTACTCGGGTTCGGGTTCGACTTCAGGCACGGTCGGCTCCGGGGCGAAGCTGGCATGCAGCTGGCGCGCCAGGTCGCCGATTTCGTCCTGGCGGTCGGTGGCCGGGGTGTGTTCGTCGATATCGCGCAGCCAGATGCGCAGTTGCATCAACGGCGTGGAAATATGCCGTCCCAGGCGCAGGCTCAACGCCAGGGCGAGGGCCAGCAGGATCGCGCTCAAGATGCCCATGCTCTGCAGGCTGATGGTCATCGGCTGCTGGAATTGCTGCATGTCCAGGCTGATGCGCAATTGGCCGGCTTTTACATCCTGAAACGTGATATTGCTCTGATACAGGCCCTCGGCTTCGCCCAGCAGGCCGTTTTTCGGGCGCTGCCCGGCTTCGGCCATGATCCGGTTGTCCACGCTATAAATGGCGGCGTGGGCCACCAGCGGGTTCTTGGTCAGGTTGTTGAGCAATACATTGAGGCTGAGGATGTCGTTGGACACCAACAACTCAGTCGCCGAGGTGGCGGTCTGGGTGGTCAGGCTCTCGCCGAGGGCGTCGGCCTGCTCGTGCATGGCCTGCTTGAACTGCAAACCCATCACGCAGGCGTAGATCACCAGGGCCAGGGCGACCAGGATCACGTTATGGCTGGCGATGCGTAATGCGATCGGTACACGGCGGTGGCGCAGTGCCCGGAAGATCAGCAGGAAGAAGTTATCGGTTTTTACTGGCGTGGGCCGGTTCACTTGCG carries:
- a CDS encoding membrane integrity-associated transporter subunit PqiC; this encodes MMTAPRLPLFLMLAGLLGLAGCSTHQPVSLYQLDSGSPAQPAQTAGMAVLLGPVIVADYLQRETLLQRQNDGSLQGSTDGRWAGSLSSDINQLMLRQVAGQLDSQRVVLAPGPSGFTPDVQVLLTITRLDSGTSQPAILDAQWRLIDRRGQVRDNRIVHLQEEHTGTTASQVQAQGVLLQHLAQQLSVALKPLANQPPIAEAPRKQAPTQAKPATPEKPKMPMATPIRTDLEVFRF
- a CDS encoding AhpA/YtjB family protein, with product MNRPTPVKTDNFFLLIFRALRHRRVPIALRIASHNVILVALALVIYACVMGLQFKQAMHEQADALGESLTTQTATSATELLVSNDILSLNVLLNNLTKNPLVAHAAIYSVDNRIMAEAGQRPKNGLLGEAEGLYQSNITFQDVKAGQLRISLDMQQFQQPMTISLQSMGILSAILLALALALSLRLGRHISTPLMQLRIWLRDIDEHTPATDRQDEIGDLARQLHASFAPEPTVPEVEPEPEYDDADYTDEPEFEVRDLRDPGFDESAPVAGLKPAPRHVIKAEEDELDDEDPFADLRDTAEAAPVVAPKPLPAKSSEPQYSAVLAVQLGAQDQLRRLPRARLTELLERYRDCLDQAASLYQSELHTLNDGSTLMLFHSEDSGEDYLTNAICCGELLRALGHALQIEVADSGITLQLQLGLTVGDDLFGISQIDLLLTEIAQDALALSQHSRNLLLVERKISEDTLIRQRARIRPIASPEGASCVERLMEPYPSMLERQLARMHETRTKT